In Streptomyces camelliae, the sequence TCCCGTGCGGTAGACGGCGGGGGTGATGCCGTAGGTGCGGGTGAACCACCGGGTGAGATGGGCCCGGTCCGCGAAGCCGGCCTCGGCTCGTCGGCGGCGACTGGTGCACCGGACGCCTGGAACCGGGCTGCACCCGCCGCGATCCCACCGCTGCCACCGTCTACTTCGCCGAGGCCGGCCTGCACGGATCGTTCCGGGGACTGCCGGACTGAGGTCGCCAGGCGTTGCGTCGGATCCGGCGAGGTCAGAGGAAGGCGGCGAGCCCGTCGAGGAAGCGGTCCACGTCGTCGGTGGTGTTGTAGGGGGCCAGGCCAGCGCGCAGGGCGGGCTCTTCGAGCTTGAGCGCGGTGAACGGTTCGTAGGCGTAGAACGACCCGGCGGGTGCCACCACGTCGCGCGCGGCCAGATGTGCCTGGGCCTCGCGTGCGTCGCGGCCTTCGATGGACATCAGGAGCGTCGGGGTGCGGTCCGGGGCCTTCGAGCGCAGGTTGATGGCGCCGCCCAGAGACTCCAGACCCTCCTGCAGCCGTGCGCGCAGCGTCAGTTCGTGCTCGTGCATGGAGCCCAGGGAGCGGTTCAGGCGCTCCCTGCGCGAGGCCCCCGTGCCCGGGTCCAGCTCGGCGAGGAAGTCGACGGCGGCGGTGGCGCCCGCCAGCACCTCGTACGGCAGTGTGCCGAACTCGAAGCGTTCGGGGACGGAGTCGGGGGACGGCAGGAGCTTGTCCGGGCGCAGGGTTTCGAGGAACTCGGGCGCTGCCGCGAGCACCCCGCAGTGCGGTCCGAGGAACTTGTACGGCGAGCAGACGAAGAGGTCCGCCCCGAGGGCGGGCACGTCCACGAGGTGGTGCGCGGCGTAGTGGACCCCGTCCACGTACACCAGCGCGCCCGCCTCGTGGGCCCGGTCGGCGATCCGGCGTACGGGTGGCTTGGTACCCAGCACGTTGGAGGCCGCCGTGACCGCGACCAGCCGGGTCCGGGACGAGAGGGCCCGCTCGTACGAGTCGAGGTCCAGCTCTGTCGTCTCCGGGTCGATCTCGATCCAGCGGACCGTCACGCCGGCCCGCTCGGCAGCCTGGACCCAGGGGCGGACGTTGGCGTCGTGGTCGAGGCGGCTGAGGACGATCTCGTCGCCCGCGTTCCAGCCCTTGGCCAGGTGGCGGGAGAAGTCGTACGTCAGCTGCGTGGCGCTGCGCCCGTGGACGATGCCGTTCGCGGGCACGTTCAGCAGGTCGGCATAGGCGGCGCGGAAGTCCGCGACGGCGCGCTCGGCGTTGAGCTCGGACGGGCTGACGGTTCCCCGGTTGGACAGGGGTCCGGTGAGTGTCGCGGCGATGGCGTCGGCGACGGGGCGGGGAGTCTGTGTTCCGCCCGGGCCGTCGAAGAAGGCGAGGCCGGTGGCGAGGGAGGGGAAGTGGGCCCGCAGGGCGGTGAGGTCGATGGCCATGGTCTCGGCTTTCTGTCGGGCGGAGTGCCTGGCGTCGCGGTGCCTTTACTCTGGCGCCCACCCCGGAACACGTAAAGCGATGGATCCCGAAGAGAAAGTTCATGAACCGTGAAGTCTCAGCCGGATCTGAAGCTCCTGGCCACCTTCCTGGCCGTCGTGCGCCACGGCTCGATGGCCGAGGCCGCGGCAGAACTCGGATACGTGCCCTCGGCTGTGTCCCAGCACATCGCCGCGCTGGAACGCGACATGGGCGTCGAACTGATCGTCCGCCGCCCCGGCAGCCGGCTGATCCTCACCGCAGCCGGCCGTTCCCTCGCCCAGGCGACCGAGACGCTCTTCGACGCGACCGCGCGGTTCCAGGACACCGCCCACGGCATCGCCCACCGCGAGATCGCCGAGTTGCGCGTCGGGATCTACCCCAGCGCGATGACCTAC encodes:
- a CDS encoding cysteine desulfurase-like protein, whose amino-acid sequence is MAIDLTALRAHFPSLATGLAFFDGPGGTQTPRPVADAIAATLTGPLSNRGTVSPSELNAERAVADFRAAYADLLNVPANGIVHGRSATQLTYDFSRHLAKGWNAGDEIVLSRLDHDANVRPWVQAAERAGVTVRWIEIDPETTELDLDSYERALSSRTRLVAVTAASNVLGTKPPVRRIADRAHEAGALVYVDGVHYAAHHLVDVPALGADLFVCSPYKFLGPHCGVLAAAPEFLETLRPDKLLPSPDSVPERFEFGTLPYEVLAGATAAVDFLAELDPGTGASRRERLNRSLGSMHEHELTLRARLQEGLESLGGAINLRSKAPDRTPTLLMSIEGRDAREAQAHLAARDVVAPAGSFYAYEPFTALKLEEPALRAGLAPYNTTDDVDRFLDGLAAFL